One genomic segment of Candidatus Firestonebacteria bacterium RIFOXYD2_FULL_39_29 includes these proteins:
- a CDS encoding ferredoxin, whose product MKYLSNVSTLKLNLHKCSGCGMCLKVCPHEVFAVRNRKAVIVDLDSCMECGACKINCSFGALEVKSGVGCAAGIMLGALRGTEATCNCK is encoded by the coding sequence ATGAAATACTTAAGTAACGTATCAACCCTTAAGCTCAATTTGCACAAGTGCTCGGGCTGTGGGATGTGCTTAAAAGTCTGTCCTCACGAAGTATTCGCTGTCAGGAATAGGAAAGCAGTTATTGTTGATCTTGATTCCTGCATGGAATGCGGGGCCTGTAAAATTAACTGTTCTTTTGGTGCGCTGGAAGTAAAAAGCGGAGTCGGCTGCGCTGCGGGAATAATGCTTGGCGCCTTGCGTGGAACAGAAGCAACCTGTAATTGTAAGTAG
- a CDS encoding cytochrome C biogenesis protein, with translation MDQLFITLTRAVEGSPLIALFASFAWGILSIILSPCHLASLPLIVGFISGQGKISVKRAFVISSAFAVGILLTIALIGVITAAMGRMLGDTGQYGNYIVAAVFLVVGLHLLGVIPMPFSGPKQVGMKQKGLLAAFLLGLIFGIALGPCTFAYMAPVLAVTMKTASTQLVYSIALLLAYGIGHCAVIVLAGTFSEVVQRYLDWNEKSKGAVIVKKICGVLVILGGIYLIMK, from the coding sequence ATGGACCAGTTATTCATTACACTTACGCGTGCTGTCGAAGGTTCACCTCTCATTGCGCTTTTTGCTTCCTTTGCTTGGGGAATTCTAAGCATTATCTTAAGTCCTTGCCATCTGGCGAGTCTGCCTCTTATTGTCGGGTTTATAAGCGGGCAGGGAAAGATATCCGTTAAACGGGCTTTTGTTATCTCATCAGCATTCGCAGTCGGTATACTTTTAACGATAGCTCTTATCGGTGTGATAACCGCGGCAATGGGAAGGATGCTTGGGGACACAGGACAGTACGGTAACTACATTGTAGCCGCTGTATTTTTGGTGGTCGGGCTTCATCTCCTTGGTGTTATCCCGATGCCTTTTTCAGGCCCAAAACAAGTTGGCATGAAACAAAAAGGACTACTTGCCGCATTTTTACTCGGCCTTATATTCGGTATAGCTCTCGGCCCATGCACCTTTGCTTACATGGCCCCTGTTCTTGCTGTTACGATGAAGACCGCTTCGACACAACTTGTATATTCCATAGCACTTTTACTTGCATATGGCATCGGTCATTGTGCCGTTATCGTTTTAGCGGGAACCTTTAGCGAGGTTGTCCAAAGGTATCTGGACTGGAACGAAAAGTCCAAAGGCGCCGTGATAGTAAAAAAGATATGCGGCGTTCTGGTGATACTGGGAGGCATTTATTTGATTATGAAATGA
- a CDS encoding acetyl-CoA synthase subunit gamma, with translation MIGGVETKVGDIPVVSTKLTFKDTLGSWRMRWGLGRYGYSIEPGIYAVGKPKSTSPVFVSANYKMSFDRLRQQLQQGQKLQQLQQGKQGQGKKKERGVIDSFILVLDTKGINVWCAAGKGTFGTEELIKRIKAVKLEKVVSHRQIILPQLGAPGVAAHIVAKKTGFKPVYGPVRAKDIPLFIKNGMKADEKMRRVEFPFKERLILTPIEIIGSYKILAGVFVFLAVINLFKTGGLNIQNTLYGFLPYLGSALVGAVLVPAFLPWIPGKSFAFKGWLLGLLFVSVIGNIYFPGQSGYLTWVLILPAISAFIALNFTGCSTYTSLSGVKKEMRWAIPLIVLSAVAGIIVSFF, from the coding sequence ATCATTGGCGGTGTAGAAACAAAGGTTGGCGACATTCCTGTCGTCTCGACTAAACTTACTTTCAAAGATACTCTCGGAAGCTGGCGGATGAGATGGGGGCTTGGAAGGTATGGATATTCAATAGAACCCGGGATATATGCGGTTGGTAAACCAAAGAGTACTTCGCCTGTGTTTGTTTCGGCTAATTATAAGATGTCTTTTGACAGGTTGAGACAGCAACTGCAGCAAGGACAGAAACTACAGCAACTACAGCAAGGAAAGCAAGGACAGGGAAAAAAGAAAGAAAGAGGAGTTATAGATTCGTTTATACTGGTACTTGATACAAAGGGGATAAATGTCTGGTGTGCGGCGGGGAAGGGGACTTTTGGAACCGAAGAACTTATTAAACGCATAAAAGCGGTAAAACTTGAAAAGGTAGTTTCGCATAGACAAATAATTCTTCCCCAGCTTGGAGCGCCGGGAGTTGCAGCGCATATTGTCGCAAAGAAAACCGGATTCAAACCGGTTTATGGTCCCGTTCGGGCGAAAGATATTCCTTTGTTCATTAAAAACGGAATGAAAGCCGATGAAAAGATGAGGAGAGTTGAATTTCCTTTCAAAGAAAGATTGATCCTTACGCCCATAGAAATAATCGGCTCCTATAAGATCCTGGCAGGCGTGTTTGTGTTTTTGGCAGTGATAAATTTGTTTAAAACGGGTGGTTTGAATATTCAGAATACTCTATACGGTTTTCTCCCTTACCTTGGTTCTGCCTTAGTCGGTGCGGTATTAGTCCCGGCATTTTTACCTTGGATTCCCGGAAAGTCCTTCGCTTTTAAAGGCTGGCTTCTCGGTCTTTTATTTGTTTCAGTCATTGGAAATATTTATTTTCCCGGTCAAAGCGGTTACTTGACCTGGGTATTAATACTTCCGGCCATCTCAGCCTTCATTGCATTAAATTTCACCGGTTGTAGTACCTACACCTCTCTTTCAGGCGTAAAGAAAGAAATGAGGTGGGCAATACCGTTGATTGTACTGTCTGCGGTAGCGGGAATCATAGTGAGCTTTTTTTAA